The Ziziphus jujuba cultivar Dongzao chromosome 3, ASM3175591v1 region CTAAACCTTTTTGAGTAGAAAGTAGAAACTATACAGAAAAACCATAAACACAAATGAGTTCTAGGACAGAAGCTGATAAACCCCATGTCCTATGTATTCCATGCCCAGCTCAAAGTCATATAAAAGCAATGCTTAAATTAGCAAAGCTTCTCCATTCTAGAGGTTTTCACATCACTTTTGTCAACACTGAGTACAACCACCAGCGctttcttaaatctcttggcccTGACTGCCTCAACGGCTTGCCTGACTTCCGATTCGAAACCATTCCGGACGGCCTACCTCCATCAGATGCTGATGCCACCCAAGATGTTGTTGCTATTTGTAAAGCCCTCAAAGAGAACATGTTGGCTCCATTCCATGACCTCCTGAAAAGACTCAATGATAAGGAAACCTCCAACAACCCCCCGGTGACAAACATTGTTGCGGACGGTACCGCGTTGTTCGCTATTACAGCTGGAAAGGAACTAGGAATTCCTGTGGTGCTTCTTTTTCCTATCTCTGCTTGTTCATTTATGGGCTTAAATCAATATCCTATTGTAGTGGAGAAGTTAGGCCATCCACCAAAAAAAGGTGAAAACGCACAAACCAACATATtatgaattaataattttgtcctaaaagaaagaaaaattaaaaaaaaaaaaataatatgagtATCATTTTTGTTTGAGTGGTGAACCATTACAAGTTTTGCAGTTTCCGTCTTAAATTATAGCAAGTATTGCATCGCTTTTGaactaatatattttgatatttattctcTATTTGGCATAATTTTTGCTTctgctttttcctttttttcaaaaatattttatgagaaaACCATCCTTTCCTTTGGTTAGAAATACTTAGGAAGTCCAAAGCACTTATTGAAAATTGACCAAATACTTTCAGAAGTAGTTTTTGAAGACTATCAAAAATCATAACAAATACAACCTTAATTCAGTCCAATTATGCACCTTCTATGTctgaatttgatgaaattaaccaTACACAACTCATATAATTCAATTAGAAAATTGTTTtagtagttttattttatatttgatcagTGGTTATGCCTAAGTTTTCAAATTTAGTGGATAAAATTGTTTtagtagttttattttatatttgatcagTGGTTATGCCtaagttttcaaatttgttgGATGAAATTTAATGAGTTGActaatgtgaaaaaaataaagaaggaaaGTTTAGGGGTAACATGGCAGTTTctgttgtttttgttaattccttttttttaattattttttttttttccaatttaaggTCAAAGTGTAAAATATGTATAATTCAAGGGAGAAAAATATCACTAGCGCTTTGTTTGATAATTAAACTGTAAAGActctcaaacttttttttttccccctatttcTATGAATGGATTTTTTAGACACAGTTATAGACTGGATTCCGGGAATGAAAGATATAAGCGTCATAGATCTACCAAGCTTTTATTGGGCGACAAGTCCAGGGGATGAGAATTTCCTTTATAATGTTTGCTTGGAATCAACTATTAGAGCTCATGAAGCTACAGCAGTTATATTCCATACCTTCTATGCATTGGAGAAAGATGTTTTGGATGCTCTATCAACCATGCTTCCACGCGTGTTTGTGATTGGCCCTCTCCAACTTCTTCTAAATGGCATAAAAGAAGACCCTTTGAAGCTTAAATACAGCCTCTGGAAGGAAGAAACTGAGTGCCTCCAATGGCTTGATAACAAGGCACCAAACTCCGTTTTGTATGTGAATTTCGGGAGCACAACGTTGTTATCGCCACAACAACTTATGGAGTTTGCTTTTGGAATTGCAAATAGCAACCACCCTTTTTTGTGGATAATTAGGCCAGACTTGGTTATTGGTGAGTCAGCCATTTTACCACTTGAATTTTTGACTGAAACTAAAGAAAGAAGCCTAATTGCTAGTTGGTGTCCACAAGAGGAAGTTCTTAATCACCCTTCAATTGGAGGGTTCTTAACACATAGCGGTTGGAATTCAACCATTGAGAGTTTGTCTTCCGGTGTTCCAATGCTGTGTTGGCCAGTCTACGGGGACCAACCAACGAACTGTCGATATACTTGCAAGGAATGGGGGATCGGATTGAAGATTGATAATGAAGTGAAGAGAGAAGAAGTAGAAAAGCTTGTTAGAGAGTTAATGGAAGGAGAAAAAGCTAAGAACATGAAAAGGAATGCCATGGAATGGAAAAGACAGGCTGAAGAAGCCAATGCTTCCAATGGTTCTTCATCCAAAGACTTTGATAGTTTGGTGAGGCACTTGCTTTCATGAAAATGCTACCTAGCCATctccaaaagaaaatattaatattattcttgacaTGTTAGTTTCCATGATGATTATTCTGTTATATAAATCGAATTTGTTATTaatcatgtatttttttattttttttttgttgactgAATTTGTTATTGATCATGTaccattatatatagatatatatatatatatatatatagatatatatgaatTCTCATGGCCCAACCATTTTGATGAATAACAATTAGAATGTCTGTTAGCAACGATTAATTGCTTTGAAGATtcagatttaaatatatatttaggattTAAATGTCTTGATAGGAAAATGACTAATAATCATTTCTAAGTTATTAATAACTTTATTTGTCCTTCATTAGTTACATGTCAAAGATTGACAAACTATCTTtttgaattgtattttttttttttttgagtagtGTTAATGCAACATCTCACCTCCACTGATAGCCttgtcattttttattaatattatctttAACTTAGCTACATCGTTGGGTATAGGGTATGGaattttttgttgattattgAATAGTGTTAATGTAATATCTACTTTCACTAATGGATCTGTCACTCTCTGTCAATATTGTCCTCAATAGGGATTTTTTGGTTAGAGGTTTTCAAGAGGTTACTCGTCCTAAAATTGCTCTCATCTAAGCACATTTATCTTGGGAGTTCTATCGAACCCTTAAACCAATTCCTTTGAAAAAGCCTCgatataatgaaaatgactaTTATGACATTTGATCCACCGACTATGTGAGATTGGATACCAAGTAGCTTACCAATGTCCCGCATCCACCCACACTCGTCATTATAATCCACCCCCCTTGAGCCCAATATCCTTACTAGCACACTTTCGGTCAGGTACAGACTCTTGTATATCATTTGTAAAATCCTGGTTCAATGGCAGATGTGTCACTCTCTACCGATATTATCCCAAATTTAGCCATCGCATTTGttataagattttttatttagagcTTCACAAAAGGTTATCTATTCTTAAACTATTCTTGCCTGAATACCTTAACTTTGAAGTTCTTTCAAATATTAAAGCCAACTACTCTAAAAAGGCTTTGGAATTATGAGAgcaactattattacatttgaatcatctacTGATTTATACTCATGCGATGTCGAATTGGATACCAAATAGATTGCCAGTGCCCCACAACTACCCACAGTGGTTGTCACAATCCACCCCTTTTAGGTATAAACGTTCTTGACGTATACAGGTTCTTATACCATTTTTAACATCGCACCTTCACTACAGACCTATCATTCTTTATCGATATTGTCTTCAATCTAGCAACCACACTTAGCATGGGATGTTTTGTTCAGAGCTTCTTAGGCGGTCATCCATCCTAAGATTTCTCTCGCCTGAGCATGATTAACTTCAGAGTTATTTCGAAACCTATCACATCAGTACTGTAagagtgattattattatatttgaaccattCCCTAATACACACCTGGACAATATGGGATTGAACACTAGATGCTCTGTTGGTGCCCTACATCATCCACACTAGCTATCATAGTTAAACACATGTAAGATATTATTAGTCAGTATATCCATATAACTAAATATAGATAAGTGAATGCTTAAATAAATAActgaatataaaataaactaatcACATCATTAGGTAAATagatttgatgaatattttaataacttttacATTATTGTAGAAACTATATGTTCAAATTAAGATGTTATCTAAACAATCTAAGGCTTTGATTGCAGTTACTATAGATTatgaaaaaatcaacaaaaactctACTGAAGTAAGAAtcaattttttgacaaaaagaTTAGTATTTGGTAAATTATGATTTCAAGATTGCTAAAAGGACAAAACTAGAATTTGAGTATCTAGTAAAAAACCTACTTAACTGCTTTAGTTGTATATATTGactaaaaatagatataaatgattttttcttttttttttttggtttttgacaACGAGGTGTTCCAATACCCAATTAGGTAGGGGTCTAATCCTTGTTTAAGGATTCGAGTATTAATAGGCATTTTCTTTTCCAACAAGAGCTACTCTAAGATATGAATGATTAGTTCcttttgtatatttattattactgtATGTATAtggataaaaagaaattttattattaattgaaggatatattagtaattttaattttaaaattctgatTATGCGAGAAGAAAAATATACGAAATTATCCCTATATGCTTCTAAAATTCTAGCTTTTGAAGCAGTAGATTATCGGGAATCTGTGACTTTTGCAACACCCGAAGGTAGCCGCACAAGCCTAAGAGAGAATGTAGGAGATGCTGGTTCCTTCATTATTTTAGGTAAAGTTCCTGCAGCTCGAGCCACCTTTTCACCTTGACCTGGATGGCATTCAATATCATGTTTAAAGAATGTAAAATCTATAGgtttatcaaacaatatatttaataaaaaattcttccataatttgaaaatgaggatttaaaagcaataaaaaatatacactaaaagtgaaaaatatttaaaatttaattttttaaaaataaaatgttaacaCTTTCATTTAGTAATATTGTTAGTTGCAAGTTTTaacaaactaaattaaaaatagaaaagttaattaagataatgaaattttaataaaaaatttattgatataaAGACAAATTAGCAATATTGAAAAGGGCCATTTTAGTATTAAAGGAGCAATAAAGTAAATAAGTAaacaaacaaaaggaaaatttgaaagagaaagaaatagagagaggCAACTAGGCCATACCTAGGTCGGTGCTCATGATTGCAATATTGAAGAAGCTTAACTACATTAAGCaccaaaaataaatgtttttttttttttttttggttaaagcaCCAAAAATAATTATGTGTAGTCAAAATGTGTGAACCTAAATGTAATCTTTGTTATCGATCACCCTAGAAGTATAAAGGCCGGATTTGGATCTTCTGTTTTTATCGATGTGCACTATTAATATGATGAgacattatttgaaaaatattagcaaaaaagtataaaatgagatagtattttatcactaatcaaatataaattgggactgaaaataaaagataaaagatctttatcaacatcataaaaaaaaaaaaaaaaaaaaaaaaaacaaaaaacaaaaaacaaaaaaacaaaagtttgcAACCTTTTATCTATGATAAAAGCTGTCCCTCTATTATTACCAAAgcgaagaaaaaaacaaaaaaatgctgTCCCTCTCTTTATGCATCGATGTAGCCAAAGGTGTCCCTGTATTATTACCAAAAGCCAAAAGCTGTCCCCTTATTTTTCAACGATAGCCCACAGTCGAAGTGCCTTTTGAGATATGGAAAACGAAATTTTGACGTAAACATGATGGCGCATATAGCGATCAATTAAGGGAACCATATAGCACAACTAAAAGTCTCTACCTTCTCCAAACCATTCTGTAGAAACACATATAAACCATATACACTAATGGATTCCAGGACAGTACGTGAAAAATCCCATGTCCTATGTATTTCAATCCTAATTCAAAGCCATGTAAAAGCAATGCTTAGATTAGCAAAGCTTCTTCATTTGCATTTGTCAACATTGACTACAGCCACATCACATGTGTGGATTCGAATAAGAgatcattattttaaaaaacaatgatTTTGCCGCTGAAATTTTTTCACATGGACATGAAAATAAAGCTTAAGACATCTAATTGTTTTGTGTAACTGACCATCTAATATAAACACTACATTTAAAATTTGCtcttggtaaaaatataaaaaaataaaaccagtgactttttttttttaattaacaaccAAATTTTGGCTCATACCAAATTTTGGCTCCGACTTACGGTttctaaattgaaatatttttacaaaatctaTTTATTGACAGGTCAGAGTAAATTTCCGACCCATAATGACGTTGGTCTATTTAGTAATCCATGGCATCCATATTGTATGGTTGTAGTTTTAAACATTCCTCTATTTTAAAGTACAAATTATTGTAACCCGATTTTTATAAACTACAAGTAAaccacaaaatcaatttttgaacATTTCATTCTTTACTAGAACCACAAATTcccatcaatattttattttttatatgaaaaaaatttatactgaTTAAGCAACTTGGTTTATTGAGATTTGAGATGTCACCTGAGCATTATTAGTATCTAGTATCTACTAATAAACCTTTGATCACTCAACaaattaacttaaatataataaaaataacaattaacttaAATTATTTGCATGGATTGTAGCACTCTAATCCGAAAAATGCtccgaatttgaatttttgaccaagttttaTAACAGTTGGCAGGGTTGACCAAGTGGATTTCACAATTGACTTTTTGCTACAAGAGAAATTTTTCTTTAACCGGGGCACCATGGCTATAACATCCCGTTGGCCAAGTTTGACTGCCATAGACCATGTgggtcaaatattgacttttgcCCCAGATAGAATTTTGCGTTGACCGAGGTATCATTGTGAAATACGTGTCCatccaagttcgtagactagtagcacatcagaAACAGatctacagtttgaaagttgtgagcaaaacaaattgcgGTCCGAACTGTCAAAGGATgctaagtttgactttttgttttttagaatttttctttgacttatatatagttgtaaagtgctcatcgatataaATTCGTAGACTAGTTatatgcctaatttggacatttggttataAAGTTACGGACGTGCAAAGTTTTTCCAAAACAGCATTTAAGGTGCATTAATCTGAGTGTGTGCATAGTGCCCAATGACACCATGCCACGTGTCACTTTTTGGGCCAACCCATAAGTGCATAGTGGCACCCATGGGCATTTTATTGGGCGAAAAAGGAGAGAAGGAAgggagagaagaagaaagaagagagagaaagaggaaagagaaaaaggagagagagggaggaacAGGCCAAACGCGTATCACCCTTTTCCGACCACCCCTTTGCTACACGCACCGGACCACCACTACCCACCCTTTATTTTAGGCCAGCCACCCAAAACCCACAGCCAGATCGCCAACAATGCACCCAAATCGAGGCTTTTTCCTTCGATGAtcaatttctcccaaaccacCCACCCATTTTTGACACTGCTGGTCCCATTGGCTTACCCATTCTTTGATCTACCTCCCCATAAAAAATCAGAGCCATTGGCCACCAGACGTGCCACCGGCAGTGAGCTTTTCTGGTGGGCACGGTGGCTCACCGAAAAACTTGATTCCAATGAGTTCTTGGTGACCCCACCTACCTTTTCTCACTATTTCAACCTCCCTAAATCCAAATCCGAGGTCCTTTTCCCCCAATTCTTGACAGATAATGAGATTCGAGGACATTAAGTCTGAAACATTTTAGGcaagattccgaccaccacagATCCGATCTCCAGAAGGTGAGACTCAATCCGTGATCCTTGCTTCGTAAGCtttgtttcggtatattacttgtgaattttggataccaatTGTATTAGCTCACTCGGGTACCTGTGTGTAGaatatccgaataaaatattaatttatttgatcttatGTACTGTTGATATTTTAGAAGCACGTGTGAGTCGTGGGGTCGATCCCATTGAGAATCTTGATTGATTTGTGagcttaaggtgagtgatccatgttcaaatttattttcggttgttaaattatatacattttatattatttaaatatttggaaattataatttatgtgTTGAACATCTAATAAATCTCTATTTGGAATTTTAATGCCAAATTTaggttgaaataaaatatatgcacataaaactcatattttgatttttgagaaattatgaatttaattgttattaaattattgttgagtaaATGGTAAAATTATGATGCACAATAAAGGTGTTTTCATGATTTTATagatttgaagaaaattatttgttttaaatttattatgcatcgatgaattgtggaatttaactATGCATGAATTTTACGtgattttaatgatatgttTGGTTTAACTTGATTTgaggatttgagaaaaatattgttttaaattattatgtttcaaaaatatatttaagcatttaaatattaagggtttgattttatgccattggaaatttTGTGTATTTATGCTAATGGATTTTAAGTGATGGGtttataatgatgatttaaaagaaaGGTGGAATTTTGCGGGTTTAAATTGATGAAATAAACCCGATAGTATTTacacaaatattgattttataatttttagatgcaccatgcaGTATTGAtgttctatattatatatgtggatatgattagcgtgcaTGTATATAGAGTTGTCTCGTGGGATATTGTGGAGTTAAGAGTTGGCAGGTATAATACGTGGTGAGCATCAGTATAACAGTCCAAACCACCcgcgtccgatattgtcctctttgggcctggaaaatcctcttacaatccagccctcaaggttttgtcaaaacgcatcgtacgggaaaggtatccacacccacttatatggcatgctttgttcccctttccaaccgatgtgggacttcacaatcctcccctcttGAGGCTCTGCGTCCTtgttggcacaccgatctgagtactggctctgataccaattgtaacagcccagaccacccgcgttcgatattgtcctctttgggcctgcggaatcctcttacaacccagccctcaaggttttgtcaaaacgcatcgtacggaaaagatatccacacccacttatatgacatgcttcgtttccctttccaactaATGTGAAATTTCACAATCAGCCGCCCTCCATAGCCTGGATGACTGTTGATAGTAGTGGCGCGGTGGGATGCCATGCAATCATAtgctggtttctctctttaacctccccgttagATAGTGTTTGGGATGTTGAATACCATCAAACATCATTggtgttaggacccgtccaagacccTTCAACGGAACCTTAGATAAGCCTTGATCCCGGAAAAACGCCattgaaccttccaatggaaaatccgacagcatttCCCCTAAGggaaggacttaccacaaaatttacctgcacaaaattacactcctatatggtaccaccttatccctcccaccttactacaataattttcaCAGTTGcggcacttcgataacaatttatataaaacacatacgtatatatatgcaataggaataatcaactaaataaacaatcaattatacctttaatcattcacgtctgcccacaccacccactgattgccgtacatttcaaatattgtgttacaaaatataccgatacgtaatataagaagaaaagtaaaacaatcatcacattaacaacaacaataataatagcaattgttttcatgataaaaatagtactaatatcatctgtcatatttactcgaaggtaatcacttgtccaagaactatcacataatcatAGCTATCCTAAGGACTATCTCAcctgcccaaaggctaccacttgtccaaagactattatacttgcccaatggctatctttcttgcccgtaggctgtgatacttgtccggatatatcatatgctaataataataagagaaataataaaaataataataaataatggcaataataataaaaataatagtaataatcataatgatgatgataatattagtaataatgaaaataattgtaaacataattctgataaataataattgtaatattaataacgagaataatattaataatagtaatgacaataaaaacaattaagtataatgctagaaaatcaggttatgaatagatagaataatacgagatcaaataataatttaaaattcaaaaaaatgttatcaaatatacactcgtatcaggggtacaaacgataccctccaacatgTTGCGCAATcaatgattccagctgtcgctagcaccctgctaccaatacagtccagggtggttgcctagattggccgtccaatcccttggactcgtaggcaacatagtgacgaggctagctcttcatggaccacatcggatcacTGTCCCCGTAcagtgtgatacatacaaatataatatatatatatatatatatatatacacaaaagatacttgatgcacatactatataccagtggtatcctacaatacccagcgtcccaaagcactgtctgacagggaggttaaaaagagaaaccgaCATACGGTCCTGTGGCGTCCCACcttgccgctgcttaaaccgtcatcccggccatggaggggggcagctatggccaatatcaaacttgtctgtcctcggtccgatggcaactcacaggagacattacaacctgcatgctaatcacatccacatccacctgcacgctgatcacatccacaactacaaaacatcggtacgtgtatggtgcatctaaaatcaataaaaaaatttataatatcatatttttatagtaatataatataatattataaaatttgaatttataacaATGTACATTcaaatttatgcatttttatcaaatccataaaactccatgcataaataaattattaaactcataaatatagttttgatcacaataattcaatataatcaattcctcaAACCTTCAAGTTAATTCATACCAAAAATCAATAGAACTacatataattaagtatataaaaaaaaacatacattCTATTAGATACCATAACCTCATAGTAACTTCacagtaaaattaacaataatttaatagcactttcaaaattaacagctttccaatttcaaaaatattaatccaacccatatttatgcaattcaacacaatttaacATCgtcaatataaataacaattatttaaatattaaatagtacATCTTTCAGActatcatattaaaataataatattttatccaaaaacggtatctttcaaaatactcaatcataattcacaaataaagtaCCAAATCGAAGATTATGACGAGGAcatcaagaatataccttcaa contains the following coding sequences:
- the LOC107434895 gene encoding 7-deoxyloganetin glucosyltransferase, whose amino-acid sequence is MSSRTEADKPHVLCIPCPAQSHIKAMLKLAKLLHSRGFHITFVNTEYNHQRFLKSLGPDCLNGLPDFRFETIPDGLPPSDADATQDVVAICKALKENMLAPFHDLLKRLNDKETSNNPPVTNIVADGTALFAITAGKELGIPVVLLFPISACSFMGLNQYPIVVEKLGHPPKKDTVIDWIPGMKDISVIDLPSFYWATSPGDENFLYNVCLESTIRAHEATAVIFHTFYALEKDVLDALSTMLPRVFVIGPLQLLLNGIKEDPLKLKYSLWKEETECLQWLDNKAPNSVLYVNFGSTTLLSPQQLMEFAFGIANSNHPFLWIIRPDLVIGESAILPLEFLTETKERSLIASWCPQEEVLNHPSIGGFLTHSGWNSTIESLSSGVPMLCWPVYGDQPTNCRYTCKEWGIGLKIDNEVKREEVEKLVRELMEGEKAKNMKRNAMEWKRQAEEANASNGSSSKDFDSLVRHLLS